Proteins from a single region of Planctomycetota bacterium:
- a CDS encoding phosphodiester glycosidase family protein, with protein sequence MHQRYHHRVTRSPLVEPHSCCCRITGTRAGAVLLAAAAAVLACSVRVARADFDWARAEALAPGVEMVTTTIVKEPEAGLTCPQYAAFDPAAPRKVALGCVRVDLTRPGTRCEATPRAAGWGQPMPPHGDKAFPDLVIRTALQTVPDFVAAERAAGVPVVLGVNASPWEPFVPGKAFEHADRMGLVVDDGVVVSPATGRPALVIGHDGSAELRVVNPGDDLTAIETAVSGFSFCLIDGVPSAPDDVLHPRTGFGLSADGKTLFILVADGRQAASQGLTVREVGELLRDMGADDGVNMDGGGSTTLVAAPPGSDGFRVVNRPSGGLRRNGANLVIAVDRAPRDGRE encoded by the coding sequence ATGCATCAGCGATACCACCATCGCGTCACACGCTCCCCCTTGGTCGAGCCGCACTCGTGCTGCTGCCGCATCACAGGGACACGCGCGGGGGCGGTCCTGCTCGCGGCCGCGGCAGCGGTTCTCGCCTGCAGCGTCCGCGTGGCCCGCGCCGACTTCGATTGGGCGCGGGCCGAGGCACTCGCGCCGGGTGTCGAGATGGTGACGACGACGATCGTCAAGGAGCCCGAGGCCGGGCTCACCTGCCCGCAGTACGCCGCGTTCGATCCGGCGGCGCCGCGGAAAGTGGCGCTCGGCTGTGTGCGCGTCGACCTCACCCGGCCCGGCACGCGCTGCGAGGCCACGCCCCGCGCGGCCGGGTGGGGCCAGCCGATGCCTCCCCATGGAGACAAGGCGTTTCCCGACCTCGTGATCCGCACGGCGCTCCAGACCGTGCCCGATTTCGTCGCCGCCGAACGGGCAGCCGGCGTGCCGGTCGTGCTCGGGGTCAATGCGTCGCCGTGGGAGCCGTTCGTGCCGGGGAAGGCGTTCGAACATGCCGACCGGATGGGGCTGGTCGTCGACGACGGCGTGGTCGTGTCGCCGGCCACGGGGCGACCAGCGCTGGTGATCGGCCACGACGGCAGCGCGGAGCTGCGCGTCGTGAATCCTGGCGACGACCTGACCGCGATCGAGACGGCCGTCAGTGGGTTTTCATTCTGCTTGATCGACGGCGTGCCCTCCGCCCCCGACGATGTCCTCCATCCGCGGACCGGCTTCGGGCTGTCGGCCGACGGAAAGACGCTGTTCATCCTCGTCGCCGACGGCCGCCAGGCGGCGAGCCAAGGACTGACCGTGCGCGAGGTCGGCGAACTGCTCCGCGACATGGGCGCCGATGACGGCGTCAACATGGACGGTGGCGGCTCGACGACGCTCGTCGCCGCGCCGCCCGGAAGCGACGGGTTTCGCGTCGTCAACCGGCCAAGCGGCGGCCTGCGGCGCAACGGCGCCAATCTGGTGATCGCGGTTGACAGGGCCCCGCGCGACGGCCGCGAGTGA
- a CDS encoding serine/threonine protein kinase, with amino-acid sequence MTAPVPDDAAAGPPLPAADVALMELITRPRRAPGPDTMAIVGRLAARPPEPPPSPPLAVPGLTDLVEVGRGGMGVVYRARESRLDRVVAVKVLAPDATPTPERRSRAEREALLLTRIVHPNVVQILYVTDVAGAPAIVMEWIDGPSLDERVGAGTLPAAEAAALVADVGRGVAALHARGIIHRDIKPANVLLAPAAGGRRPTPKLVDFGLARPDADPGPAVTRDGIAVGTSSFMAPEQTGLDPALGQVGTAADIHALGGLLYWLLCGSAPFDAKSTSESLRRAAAGEFRPLGALVAGVPADLTPPRATVRRRSGGAPLTRGRRAGPCQPRSPDWRRCAAGRRLAG; translated from the coding sequence ATGACGGCGCCCGTTCCCGACGACGCTGCCGCGGGCCCGCCTCTCCCCGCCGCCGACGTGGCCCTGATGGAATTGATCACGCGCCCGCGCCGTGCGCCGGGGCCCGACACGATGGCAATCGTCGGTCGCCTCGCGGCTCGGCCACCCGAGCCACCGCCGTCGCCACCTCTGGCTGTGCCCGGGCTCACCGATTTGGTCGAGGTCGGCCGTGGCGGCATGGGGGTGGTCTACCGGGCGCGCGAATCCCGACTCGACCGGGTCGTCGCCGTCAAGGTGCTCGCCCCCGACGCCACACCGACGCCCGAGCGGCGCTCGCGAGCCGAGCGCGAGGCGCTGCTCCTGACGCGCATCGTCCATCCCAACGTCGTCCAGATCCTCTACGTCACCGATGTCGCCGGCGCACCGGCGATCGTCATGGAATGGATCGACGGACCGTCGCTCGACGAGCGCGTCGGTGCCGGCACCTTGCCGGCGGCCGAGGCCGCGGCGCTGGTCGCCGACGTCGGCCGGGGCGTGGCGGCGCTCCACGCGCGCGGCATTATCCACCGCGACATCAAGCCCGCCAACGTGCTCCTCGCCCCCGCCGCCGGCGGCCGTCGCCCGACGCCGAAGCTCGTCGATTTCGGCCTCGCCCGGCCAGACGCCGATCCCGGGCCGGCGGTGACGCGCGACGGGATCGCCGTCGGCACCTCCTCGTTCATGGCCCCGGAGCAGACCGGCCTCGATCCGGCGCTCGGGCAGGTCGGCACCGCCGCCGACATCCACGCCCTCGGCGGCCTGCTCTACTGGCTGCTGTGCGGCTCGGCGCCGTTCGATGCCAAGAGCACGTCCGAATCGCTCCGCCGCGCCGCGGCGGGGGAGTTCCGGCCGCTGGGCGCGCTCGTCGCCGGCGTGCCCGCCGATCTGACCCCGCCGCGGGCAACTGTGCGCCGTCGGTCCGGCGGTGCCCCGCTCACTCGCGGCCGTCGCGCGGGGCCCTGTCAACCGCGATCACCAGATTGGCGCCGTTGCGCCGCAGGCCGCCGCTTGGCCGGTTGA
- a CDS encoding ATP-binding protein: MSKTKCAVLVKHHLKALKLPTMCEECEKVASQAAIENLDHIAYLQRLCELELIERERRAAERRLKAARFPQTKTLDEFDFDQQPSINKPLVLELAKGQYIDERENVLLIGSSGVGKTHLAIALGLAACGQGRKVRFFGVTELITLLLEAREEKSLIRLRKQIKQLDLVILDELGYVPTGKAGAELLFDVLSTAYERQSLIVTTNLPFEQWTEVLGSERLTGAALDRLTHRCHILEAKGESYRLKDARRRQRRAGPSA, from the coding sequence ATGAGCAAGACGAAGTGCGCGGTGCTCGTGAAGCATCATCTCAAGGCGCTCAAGCTGCCGACGATGTGTGAGGAGTGCGAGAAGGTCGCCTCGCAGGCGGCGATCGAGAACCTCGATCACATCGCCTACCTCCAGCGGCTGTGCGAACTGGAGCTGATCGAGCGGGAGCGGCGAGCCGCCGAACGGCGGCTCAAAGCGGCCCGCTTCCCGCAAACGAAGACGCTCGACGAGTTTGATTTCGATCAGCAGCCCTCGATCAACAAACCGCTCGTGCTCGAACTCGCCAAGGGGCAGTACATCGACGAGCGCGAGAACGTCCTCCTCATCGGCTCCAGCGGCGTGGGCAAGACGCATCTGGCGATCGCCCTCGGCCTGGCGGCCTGCGGGCAGGGGCGGAAGGTGCGATTCTTCGGGGTCACCGAGCTGATCACGCTGCTGCTGGAGGCCAGAGAGGAGAAGTCACTCATCCGCCTCCGCAAGCAGATCAAGCAACTCGACCTCGTGATCCTCGACGAACTCGGCTACGTGCCCACCGGTAAGGCCGGGGCCGAGCTGCTCTTCGACGTGCTGTCGACGGCCTACGAGCGTCAGAGCCTGATCGTGACCACGAATCTCCCCTTCGAGCAGTGGACCGAGGTGCTCGGCAGCGAGCGGCTCACAGGGGCTGCCCTCGACCGCCTCACACACCGCTGCCACATCCTCGAGGCGAAAGGCGAGAGCTATCGACTCAAGGATGCCCGGAGACGGCAACGCAGGGCAGGACCGTCGGCCTGA